Sequence from the Puntigrus tetrazona isolate hp1 chromosome 11, ASM1883169v1, whole genome shotgun sequence genome:
GCTGTGAACCATGTCAGCATTTAAGCCTCTGTTAAGGAGATATCCATGACATTCCATGAACGCACTAAAACTTTTCTCACGCCACCCTGGAGGCGATCCCTGACCCACGCTAAACAGGATGGCCGTCAGTCAGGCTTTGAAGTGTACggttatgaatatattatactGAGATTTATTCAATCCCATTATGCGAGTGATAACAGAGTCTGTATCTCAACCTCCGCTCCAGTAGATGGCACCATCCCATGAGtatcccatatatatatagatagatatagatatatatagatatatatagatatatacatacatacatatatacatatagatatatatattgtttgtacagaatttattgtatataaaattataaaaataagtcTTCGTTTAATTCATATCATCACAATCCCACTTCTTAATGCAACCTCAAGTGTATCATAGTcatgaatataaaacatcagGGATTGaggatttaatttaaaacccaTTATTACAGTAGAGTGCGAGTCAGAGTGATTCTTTTGTTCTCTTGACTCCAGATAATGAAGAGTTTCCTTTTAGTGACTGCCAGGTGTTTTCATTCAGCGGAAACAAAGACATGATATCATGaacaatatatactgtaataaagaAACTGGTCTGATGTACTTTTTAGGGAGATTGGAATAATTATGGATTTgggcctgtgtgtgtttttatgagtTGTCACCCACGAGCAAAGATGGCAGATTCAAACTATGTACTTGCAACGAGCCAAACAAGTGCTGCTAAAATGAACAGGAATGCTAACAATATTTTCCAGGTATTATAGAACGATTTGTCTCACAGGGACGAAGCATGCATGTATCATGTCACTTATTCATTGTGAAAGATCTCGCCCTTTCCTCTCTGCTACTTTGCAATTCAGAAAGCCCAAACTGCAGCTCAAGGAAGGAAAGCTAATGACTAGCCTGAACAGAGAAGCACATGGTGGGGGAGCTGTCAGTCAAAATGTGTCACTGGCCGTATGTGGCAACAATTAACGCCTACAAGATAAGGTAAACACGTCTTAGACTTCTCCTTCTGGCTCATTTAATAGACAATGCCTGTGTTTATTCCATCTGGCTGCACAAAGTGATTTGAAACAAGGAAATGTAGAATAGAGATAAAAGTGTCGTTCTGGGGAATTAAAGTTTTCGGCATCCTCTGTAGGGAGTGCTTGAAATACAGCCTCGTGTTTTGAATGAGACAAAGTACAGCAGAGCCTGGTctaaactctgtttaaagaggAAGGACATTTACGCTGACAGAAATCTTGTATTCAAAGCAGAAGACAAGCAGGAGAACGTCATTTGGGATGTTTAACCGCTTCGTTTTGAGGTCACGCTTACTTTGCTTCACTAGCGATATAAAAAGCCATGAGAAAGAACAGGAGGGAAGCAAAATTTTTAGCATGCTGTCTATTTTTGCTACAGCTTTTAAGGGTGGCCGTAGGTGCTGAGTTGCCCCTTGGGTAATCCTAATATGTGTGGTTGTGTGGATGCATTCAACAAAGCAGAAAATGGCAAATTCAGACCTAAATGCTGTTCAAAGCTGCCCTGCTCATATTTAAGCATTCTAGGTCATTCTAGTCCATTGCATCTCTATGTAGTCCATtgcatttctgttatttatttatcttgttCAATTATGTCAGCcaaacaaaacatgttaaagAGGGAATCAACAAACAGAAGTAGACAGAAActgcaaaagcaaaaataatactgaaatgtttaaaaatattttattttggatttgtttcatttttgattgCTTATTAGGTTAGATaagttctatctatctatctatctatctatctatctatctatctatctatctatctatctatctatctatctatctatctatctatctatctacctgtgtatgtgtgttaataAGTCattaagattttcttttaatttctttgaaagtctcttatgttttctttgatgaaaaatacaacaacaataataaacaatatttcattttaaaatgcatttattctcGTGACGGTAATGCTGGATTGTCTTTATTTCAGTCACACGATCCGtctaaaatcattctaatatgctgattttgtgctaAAGAATAATTGATTATCattttgtcagtgttttaaaaatgttattatttttcggaaactgtttcagttttgtgcattatttttgtattatataaacataagtctttaaatttgctttaaattattaatttctccAATTACATTCCCACTGCCAACCCCAACGCCAATGTGCCAACCATCTCAACTCGCACTCTCTTcctaaacaatttttttttccaagcaacATGATTTATTTCAGGCTTCTAAGTATTATTCCACTGTCTCTGCCAATTCACAGCTCCTCCGTCATTCTATACACATATACTATGCTGTCATGCAAGCTGCAGTGAGACCTTGCGTGCGAAGGACACATGTAATATGCATTCGACCGCCTGTCTGCTGAGTTACTGCAGCGACGGGGCTGAGTTAGCCATGCTTGGGCTAACATGACTGAcgaacacacacgcatacattcAGTACAcgcacaaaataataaacatatgtCATTTAACAAACTACCTGATGATTGGGGAACTTCTCACTGTTCACGCAGAAGCTGGCCAACATGCTCCATGCTGACAAGCGATTCACACATGCAAGTTTGCCAAGCCAAGTTCTGACAGGTGTTAAAATGCAGACGTGGACGCGAACGCTCGAGTAGATCCGTCCAGGCCGCTGGCAGAGAAGAAAAGACCGGTTGCTTGAGTATGTTTGCACTTATCTGGCTGCAAGAGAATTTAGCGTCAGCGCCGTCTTTCGCCCAATAAAGTGCTGTCACTTCTCTACATTCATCTGGCCGCGTGCCTTCCCGCTAAGAGATCCGCGTTCACACGCTCAGCTGTCACGTCGGCATCAGAAATGTCAAGTGGAAAGAGAGAAGTCTTGTGACAGGCCGTGCAAATGGTCTTGTCTAAAATCTGCAATCACGGATGCAAAGTCCCTCCAAGAAAGTTACAAGCTTGTAAACATCGGATTACTCGCAGTTCAAGTCATTCAGAAGTCAGGAATGTGCCAAAAGATCAGTGTTTcgcagagaaaaagagagatttcaGCACTTGAAACAGAAAGGAAATGATAGGGGGGGAATCTTATTCAAATTATGTGCAGGGGTCAtttgacaataaaaaacaaacaaacaagtaatataggaatacaatttcaaaatagaatatataaaataatataacttagttttatttcaagttttatttatttttattattaaaaaaagatgatgtAATAGAAAcgttttcacaatattaaaatgattctcTCTCTGCATATCCTGCtactatgcatttttaatgtcatttcctgtttgtctGCTTTGACTTGACAGGATTTCGTGCAAATCCCTTACCACTTCTCTGAGGCCGTCAGTTTCCATACGCGATAACAGAATGATTAGCATTTTGCTTAATCTTAAGAGGCACGAACCTGAAAAGGgtcatatttctttaaataccACCCGGCtttaatgagtaaataaatgaataactcATCTAGCTTGAAGATCAACTTAACCCGTAACCCTTATCCCACAGATGCCCTATAGGCAGCGGGAGTGCTGGAAATGTGTCACGTTGTGAATCCTGAGATACAGAGCGCTTCTTTAATAGGAACAGGCATGAATATTCACAACTGCCACCGAGAATCTGTACCGAGGTTTTACGCactcgaaaaaaaaaacaacacgtactaatatatttaactctagaaaaaaaacattcgcacaaatgattcaaatataAATCTTAATGTGCGGCATTCAGGGCAATTTCTTGAAAAATAATGCCTGAAAAGCAGCAGGCCTACGCAGACGCGGTGAATAAATATTAAGGCTTTTGCCAGATATCCAGGCATTTAGGGCAGAGCCGTCACGATTGGGGTCAACGtgagtgaaattaaaataaaatcctggctttttatttgttgtgcAACAAGGACAGTTCAAATCCCAGatgacgtaaaaaaaaaaaaaaatctcatctGGTATAAAAACGAACCGCCAAGGCCAAGAGCACAAGTGAAACCAGGCAAAAGGCGACACATCATGAATCAGGTGATGGGTGATAATCTGCACTAACATTACAGGAGAGCAAAACATCCACAAGCTATTAAAAAGGGAGGGGTGGTTCTTACAGGGGCCTCGTGGCCTGGGGAGGTACAATATGTTTGGGATGGAGGGTGACTTCTGATGGTGACATGCTGTTCTGTCGACTGCGGAGTGACAGATGTAGGCTATGTTGCTCGCCTCAGGATGAGCGTTGGCACGGTCAACAAGCAAGAGGTTAAGAGGTCGTATTATTAACGGTGTATCCAGCAGGGGGCAGTACAAGTACATCCTGccaccatttactcaccctcattttttttcttctgtgaaacacaaagagAGATGATTTGGGCATTTATGtcgttataaataaatgctgttatttgcacaattgtttttaacgctgataattatattaataagcaCGTCTCCGAAGGATGATTTTTGAAGGGATGTTTGAtattgaagactggagcaatgtcTGCTGTGAACTCAGCTTTGCCTTTACacgaataaatgaaaaaatcgctttttaaatattaaaatagaaagggttttttttttccattctgttaTCTATCGTTTGGGAAACAATCATATTTGGAATTCCATTCTGAGCTTTCTAGtgattaaattgcaaaaaaacgtCTCCGTTGAAGAATTTTGATAGATGAATCGAAATTTTCGCCTTATAATATTGAATCATATGTTTGGGTGAGGGGCAAAATACATCACCAAGAGTCAAGTCAGACTTTGGAGTTGAGTCATAATCACAGACGTTAACAAACAGATGCCTCGCAGATACAAACAGGCTAAATAATGCTTTATGTTTGATGCTatataaagattattatttggtgtaacagaatatgctgacatgctttaatgttcaaaaagggcattatgttttaaaatgatgccTTTTAGCTGTACATAACACTTATATGATATTGATGTGTcttatcatgttattttaatgttttatctaTTAATTTTGATCCTACTATTTTGcagtgcaaacagttttaccatttactTGATTTATTTTCCTATAGCATCTAATGAACCGGAAGCCTCACCCATAGGCGTACTTCAAGGTTGAGGAAAAAGGTGGATGAAGTCTCTCCTTCTGACAAgcacagtctgctctgattggacAGCTGACACGGTGCATTGTGATTGGACGAACCCTAATACGAGTtcagctttcaaaataaatgtaaagccATTGGGATGAACAGAGTTGAGTGACTGACACAGCGCTCGTGTACATTTGCAGCAATCCTAACGATTCCTAACTGCATCTGCATTCAGAAGGCCAAGTAAAGTGCATTTGCTTTGGCACAGAAACACAGCGTTTCCCTGACACGACTGAATCAACCGCGTTAACTTGAAACCACGCTCTCTTTCTTTGCCGgattatgcaaatattaccaCATCTTGATGTAGACACTTGGGGGCGTGTTGTAAATAGGTGTCTTAGCCCGATTTGGATTTAGCTTTCTCTTTTATGTAGAACGTATCCTTTTGTGGAAGACTTCATTGCGACTCCGCAGATCCTATGCATGCACGgctaaagaaatggaaaaacagaaatcaaatcGTATAACATCATTTTTGAATCACTGACTGGAAATATACAGCCTTTCACTGTGCCTGTGTCTTGTTAAAGATTTAAATCCCTGGTAGCTTTATGTGAAATCAGATATTTGAGCAACCCGTATATCACCCCGCGAATATTCGGCTGAGACACATCAGGCTCCTCCTATCGGAGCATCAAATCACCTCTAAACTAAATGCATCATATTTAAGCAGATACATTCCTGAAAAAATGCTGCATTTGACAAAGCCGTTCCAGGATTAGAGGCAAGAAAGCAAAAGAGACATTGAGATTAGCACATATTCGTCTCTAATGAGGCTTGAACCTGCAACATTTGCATTGCTAACCCGGCTCCTTAACTCCACCATCAACCCTGTACCCTCTACTAACTGCAGAAATTGAGCTTTTTGCTGTTGGTAGCCGGGGTGTTAATGACAGCTACAATCACAGGTCTATAGTACTTGTAAAGTGCAGCGGCCCCTGTAATAACATTTGAATCGTTGGTGTGAATAAACTGCATATTCTCTGAGGCATGAACTTAATTTCCTGATTCCATATCAAACGGTCAGAGCGGTGAGACTTCAGCGTGTGAGCTGTGAATCAAACCATTAACTGTTTAGACCCCTGCAGATTAAGGGagatgttttttgctttttccatCCTGGTGTCTGGTCTTAGATTTAATACCTTTACCTACCCTTTGGCAATGAAGCATAAAGCGTCACATTGCTTTTTTCTAACAAACAAAGCAGCCTTTCGCTTCACATGATTGTCATTGATAGGGTCGTgtgttttattagctgtttggatTCCGACAGCAACCGTTCAAGACAGAGGATACAAATCTGTACAGATGAGGAAAAAACTTGTGCATCTTGGATGAGTAgactgtaattattttatatttttgtgctcCCTCACAGACCGTGTCACTCGTGTTGTAAAGTGTGCCCTTTCAAAGATGATGCTCAACATAAGAGAAGGCAGATTGTTGCGAAGGCTTTAAGATAGTTTGGTGTGCACTGACCTCTAGTGGAGACACGAGTCAAGTGTATTCTGTGAGAGTCGTTCAAAACGAGTCCAGTTTCAAAGAACAAACGATTAGTTTCTCTCTATAAGTGTATGGAtttgcaataattaaaaaatatatactgttctTGTTTTCTATTTGCCTATGCCATATTTGTAATGGGATTTAACTTATAcgtacaaatacacacacaacaaattgatagatagatagatagatagatagatagatagatagatagatagatagatagaaataaagaaattagtgattttatttagcaataatgCATTAAGGTTATACTTAGGTTGTtacgataaataaataaataaggctgtttttgctctttctATTTACgaaatgaaacacacacacacacacacacacacacacacacacacacacacacacacacacacacacacacacacacacacagtggcatttgtggtttatgaggacccTCCATAGAAGTATAATttttacaaactgtatgtgctattgccctaaacttaccccttacaggaaacatttttgtacatttcataAACGTCTAAGTTTTGAATGgtactataaatataaagctAAATAGACAAAGTTTATTCAGGTTTTTAAGTCTAAAACATCTGTCAATAATGTCAGTTACTGtgtaacataataaattaaataaaaaaattgttttatatggTGCCTATAAGCAGTTGTGATGTATTTGGACtcctgtgttgttgttttctccccccatgtgctctgtgtgacccacTTTGTTCACTgtctcattatgttcaggtgtgtctagttaatttgtGTCAATTACCTTGTGTTTAAAAGCCCTGTCTGTTTGAGTTCAGTTCTTCTGGTCTTCATCCTTACATGCGTGTGGTTGCTGTTGGTCTTCCTCCCTGCCTGTATGGTATTTGTTGCTTTGCTTAGAAGTTATTAATtcctcgtcgagtgctccttcgtCCAGAACCGCAGCACGTAACAAAcatcaaagaaaataatgtcAAGTATATTTGTTAACTTTGGTATGACTTTGgtagtttttaatgtattaaacagGCCTTGTTGTCGTCAAACCGATGCATCAATCGCAGAGctgacaaacaaaaataaacatgaaagtTAAAGCAAATACCCTTGGATTAGTTGCGATGACACACAGCAAAGGAGATATAAGAGatcgaaagagagagagagcatgtgtgtgtgtgtgtgtgtgtgttaacaccTGGCGTCTCCTTCcctaaatgcattgttttgtgCGACAGCCAAGAATATCAAAACTTTGTCTTGGGAAAGAAAGACTTTGGCCCTGTTTTTCGACAGCTGTTGATCCTTGACTAATGGAACTGGGAAGGTGGTCTAAACATCAAAAAAACGAGCGCTCAGAAGTAGAAAAAACATCTCACTTTGCAGTTGAGTCAAAACTGGCAAAAGAGACAATGCGAATATAGGGGCAGGAATTTATGTGGTATGTGGCTTGAGGAGGAAAGAaacagcctgtgtgtgtgtgtgtttatcaacTCAGGTCAACACCACTATTGTTTTCAAGACAATAGATCAAGGGTACTGGTGCTGCTTATATGGGTCAAGGTGTGCAGAGGTTAACCTGTTTACTGAAGGCTAACCTCCAGCGCTCCACCTCACTGCAATGCATGTCAGTTTATTTGGTGACACTCAGTCTGATAAAAGATACTACTTTAAGTCTACTTTACGTAAACTACgtaaaaactgtgttttcacAAGAAGTGCTTAATtcattgaataaaatgaatagagCTAGCACAATTCAGTAGTTTGGAAACATTTAGTAGGTTACTAAGGTTGTAttcaattaatcaaatataaccaaatgttttatataatacattgttcatcaaagaatctgaAATTTTGCAGTTTTGCAGACCCTTCAagactgtttattaaaaaatcagGTGAAGTTTCATCCCATGTCCAGCTTGCTTTCatgaaacattataaatataagcaGCACGACCGTTTGTAATTGTGTTGagataaaaatacaacttttttttttttcctgcggCAAATTAGCAGCTCAAGAATGATTGCTTTTGTGAGACTttacacaaaagaaaattaaatcatgtctccttttctttttaaattatatccTGGTGTAAatttagtaaacaaaaatatgttgattctGTCTCTTTGTAATTACTAATATCAACGTTAAATGCAGCTGtgccttttaatatttttgtggaaatcatattttcctttttattgatttagttGATTTAGTTGTAAGGATGAGAATAAAAACGTTTTAGAATGAAAACGATCTCCGTTTACGTTACACTTAAACGCATGTCACGTGAACGTTCATGCACGCGCAACCATAGTGTGCAGAGTCcctattatttaaatctgttttgcTCCGTTTACACTAACAAAAAGCACTCTGTCATAGTCGTGTATCCATAAACATCGTTGTGAATGGACACTTTCTTCCCCGTTCACTTCAAAAGCCAAGACAAGAGCCGACTTTTTACGCTTTCTTGACATTTCTGCAGCACACCGCGCGAGGCTACCGTTGCAGCggttgctatagcaacaaaaGACGCTCTCGCTAAACGGGGGCGTTTTTAAAAGTCTCTATTTTCGATATGCGTTTGAAACTAAAACGCACTGGTCTAAACTAGGCCTTAGGCATAAATCATCTATTTTATGATACGTTTTCGTACATCATGTATCCTGACGTGCACAGGCATCAGTTACTGTATGTACGCCATAATGATAGCAAATAACACTTCCCTCCCCCCAtccttgttttcttttgcaAGACTGCAGATGAGCACAGTCAGGGTTCTGCTCTCTCTCGCCCCGTCCTCCTGAGGTACAGCATGAGAGAGGGAGGAGGGGGCAATGGCCTCCGGCTTGGGATAGCCCTCCATGGGGACAGCAACAGGACCAGTCCTGGATGTGGGACCACCCTTCAACTCTGCATTACTGAAACATTCAGCGTCTGAGATGCAGTCTATCTAACTACCCAGACATAGAGAGAGATAATCACAAACACGCACGCCGAGACTGTAAATAAACATGTCCTGTGTGCGTATCAGAGCTCAGAAGGCCAGTCAGGCCAACAAAGCCCTCTGTGATAAATTGCACTCCAAACACCAGTCGTGCCAAAACTAGACAGGCAAAGTCATGGCCATCACTTCGCCCCAAAACCGGCGAGGAAGAGATTCTCAAACATAAAAGACTTGAGCATCATCCAAATGCTCCACATAAAAAGTGTGACGACTCtacaaattgtttttttccGCCTGCAACCGAGGTAAGGGAACTGTCATCATCACGCTCGCAAGTTTCCCATTGCATAAGCAGCGTTTTTGTACGCGCTTTAACtgctaaataaaaagctaaacttTTGTGCACTAAATCAAATGGTCTGTGTAAAGCAATCCGAGATGTGAAGgatgaaaacattttacaataataattaacatggCACAGTGGAAGCAGAATGTCATTTCAGCTTCATCTTTTCAGTGCAAAGCTACTCTTCATTGCTCCCACAAGAACAAAATTAATTGGGTAATGGAAATAGCTTTGCATGATCACGCTACACGATTGGGATGCaaaccaatattttatttggacTTATTTTTTGATATAGTGATATAATATTTAGAGATtaacttttcattatttatttttttttaatgatataacATAATACAGTTTTAGAAAGACTGGAAAAGTGCAGAACAAATAACAAGCAACTTTCATTTTTACACTAAACCTAgattgttttattactttatcatattatgaatttattcaaaagtagagcttttgctgttattttttttatttttcgttcATGTACAACCTGAATTCCCTTTATGcttgaaatttatatatatatatatatatatatatatatatatatatatatatatatatatacttacacTAATTCCACccataatacaataatacacaGCCAAATACAACGCGTTGATAGTTTATTTACTTCTTGACCTTGCTACTATGTATTTTGGATTTTTATCTATTCATTTGTGCACTGCAGACGCAGTTTTTCTACCCACGAAAGCTTACTCGGGAGACCTTTAGTgtcactattattatttgtagtgATTTTCACTCCGCCCACACAAAGTTGTGAGAAGCACATGTGAATCCCTGCATCCAGTGCGCATGCGCACATGGTTGACGTGCGCTGATCACCGAAGAAAAGGCTCGGCCGGCGCCATGCGCGTCCATCACACTCACAGCTTCACAAGTGTCAAAACATAGATGACTCGGGAACGTGGGAGCGCTCCCGTTGCCCTCCGTCAACTGGAATGAAAACGGCGGCGGGGGCCCCGGCGCAGCGACGCAGTTTCTCCAGCGGATACTTGTAGCGAAGTTGAAGGCTGATACTGTAAAACATGGAGGGAAACTCAAGGGAAAGCGACAGTCTGGAGCGAGAACGTCAGTACTGCGAGCTGTGCGGGAAAATGGAGAACCTTATGAAGTGCGGACGGTGTCGCAGCTCCTTCTACTGCAGCAAGGAGCACCAGAGACAGGACTGGAAGAAGCACAAGCGGGTGTGCAAGGAGGCCGACAAGCAGGAGCAgcagccgccgccgccgccggttGAAGAGCGCAGCACTTCAGAGCCGTCCGAGACTTCTCAGAGTAACTCCACCGCGACGTCACCCGGCGAAAGAATGCCAGATTTTATCAAGTCCGCCACGCGCTCTGAAACCAAAGCGAGCGCGGACAGTTTGAAGCCCAACGGACAGACGCGCTCGCCCCCTCAGAAACTGGCCACGGACTACATCGTGCCCTGCATGAACAAGCACGGCATCTGCGTGATCGACAACTTCTTGGGCGACGAGTTCGGGCGCAGCATACTGGAGGACGCGCGGGCGCTTTATCTGACCGGCGGCTTTACCGACGGACAGCTGGTCAGTCAGAGGAGCGACTCGTCTAAGGACATTCGGGGGGATAAGATCACCTGGGTGGAGGGGAA
This genomic interval carries:
- the egln1b gene encoding egl nine homolog 1b, whose product is MEGNSRESDSLERERQYCELCGKMENLMKCGRCRSSFYCSKEHQRQDWKKHKRVCKEADKQEQQPPPPPVEERSTSEPSETSQSNSTATSPGERMPDFIKSATRSETKASADSLKPNGQTRSPPQKLATDYIVPCMNKHGICVIDNFLGDEFGRSILEDARALYLTGGFTDGQLVSQRSDSSKDIRGDKITWVEGKEPGCERIAFLMSRMDDLIRHCNGKLGNYRINGRTKAMVACYPGNGTGYVRHVDNPNGDGRCVTCIYYLNKDWDAKEHGGLLRIFPEGTAQFADIEPKFDRLLLFWSDRRNPHEVQPAYATRYAITVWYFDADERARAKEKYLTGAGERGVKVELNKPSEPS